A single region of the Thermithiobacillus tepidarius DSM 3134 genome encodes:
- a CDS encoding RMD1 family protein, translating to MSSTVLHAVQAVRHIALKQWPEDFGMTVLVDTAAQRVLRQGDIRVYLFRAGVIGFYDAPPALQARVLARVQADFEPLDTPHGEEVQIGLGERDGVGKDGITLRQLDDERLLLVALRLAQSVALELHEEAVENLMETTLNLLNQVEASGRLPGRRSNHLKFLASTSATRTEILARLAVLDNPDIVWDEPGLELLSRDLSADLELTSRFRALDEKLDAISEGLEVIIEGSRHNRETLLEWIIIVLIALEGLIMLIGPD from the coding sequence ATGAGCAGCACCGTCCTGCATGCCGTCCAGGCCGTGCGCCACATCGCCCTCAAGCAGTGGCCCGAGGACTTCGGCATGACGGTGCTGGTCGATACGGCCGCCCAGCGGGTGCTGCGCCAAGGCGACATCCGCGTCTATCTCTTCCGCGCCGGCGTGATCGGCTTTTATGACGCGCCGCCGGCCTTGCAGGCCAGGGTGCTGGCCAGGGTGCAGGCCGACTTCGAGCCGCTGGATACGCCCCATGGCGAAGAGGTGCAGATCGGCCTGGGAGAGCGGGACGGCGTCGGCAAGGACGGCATCACGCTCCGGCAACTGGACGACGAGCGCCTGCTCCTCGTCGCCCTGCGCCTGGCGCAGAGCGTCGCCCTGGAGCTGCACGAGGAAGCGGTGGAAAACCTCATGGAGACCACGCTGAACCTGCTCAATCAGGTGGAGGCCAGCGGCCGCCTGCCGGGACGGCGCAGCAACCATCTCAAATTCCTGGCCTCCACTTCGGCCACCCGCACCGAAATCCTCGCCCGCTTGGCGGTGCTGGACAACCCGGACATCGTCTGGGACGAGCCCGGCCTGGAGCTGCTGTCGCGCGACCTGTCCGCCGACCTGGAGCTCACCAGCCGCTTTCGGGCGCTGGATGAAAAGCTCGACGCCATCAGCGAAGGGCTGGAAGTCATCATCGAAGGCAGCCGCCACAACCGCGAGACGCTGCTGGAGTGGATCATCATCGTCCTGATCGCCCTGGAAGGGTTGATCATGCTCATCGGGCCGGACTGA
- a CDS encoding multicopper oxidase domain-containing protein: MTEFYQKLHANLPLTRVWGYNGTYPGPTIEARANVPIKVTWINNLPTTHLLNDALDFTLHDMTGNPAVRTVVHLHGGHVTSQSDGGPMDWYAFGRLGDLRLPEHPAGQHPVVSRPCHLQYPPERLRRPGGLLPAPGRGRGRAQPVPRFLRDPARDPGSQPRPERPIAVSAVGFPERALDSGVLRGHGAGQRQGVALPAGRAQEVSLPHPERLQCPLLSPQTVLGAGLPPDRQRRRTAARARHRGGNPAGAGRTRRRDPGLLAARRADDHPEQHGDCAVPQWPGPDAEHPAVAGGQAAGGGGHLQPALGVAAGAAAPGTGRPDAQPDARRAWTRSCPAGS, translated from the coding sequence ATGACGGAGTTCTACCAGAAACTCCACGCCAACCTGCCGCTCACCCGTGTATGGGGCTATAATGGCACCTACCCCGGCCCCACCATCGAAGCACGCGCCAACGTACCGATCAAGGTCACCTGGATCAACAATCTGCCGACCACGCACCTGCTCAATGACGCGCTGGACTTCACCCTGCACGACATGACCGGCAATCCCGCCGTGCGCACGGTAGTGCACCTGCATGGCGGCCACGTGACGTCCCAGAGCGACGGCGGGCCCATGGACTGGTACGCCTTCGGGCGGCTCGGCGACCTTCGACTACCCGAACATCCAGCGGGCCAGCACCCTGTGGTATCACGACCATGCCATCTCCAATACCCGCCTGAACGTCTACGCCGGCCTGGCGGGCTTTTACCTGCTCCGGGACGCGGTCGAGGACGGGCTCAACCTGTCCCGCGGTTCCTACGAGATCCCGCTCGTGATCCAGGATCGCAACCTCGACCAGAACGGCCAATCGCTGTATCCGCTGTCGGGTTTCCCGAACGCGCCCTGGATTCCGGAGTTCTTCGGGGACACGGTGCTGGTCAACGGCAAGGTGTGGCCCTTCCTGCGGGTCGAGCCCAGGAAGTATCGCTTCCGCATCCTGAACGACTCCAATGCCCGCTTCTATCGCCTCAGACTGTCCTCGGGGCAGGTCTTCCACCAGATCGGCAACGAAGGAGGACTGCTGCCCGCGCCCGCCATCGCGGCGGAAATCCTGCTGGCGCCGGCCGAACGCGCCGACGTGATCCTGGACTTCTCGCGGCGCGCCGGGCAGACGATCATCCTGAGCAGCACGGCGACTGCGCCGTTCCCCAATGGCCCGGCCCAGACGCTGAACATCCTGCAGTTGCGGGTGGACAAGCCGCTGGCGGGGGCGGACACCTCCAGCCTGCCCTTGGCGTTGCCGCCGGTGCCGCAGCTCCGGGTACCGGTCGTCCGGACGCGCAACCTGACGCTCGGAGGGCATGGACCCGGTCGTGCCCGGCCGGCTCCTGA
- a CDS encoding C39 family peptidase, giving the protein MSFDRPMRPMLALAIALLLGAPGAEAGMTMLNGVGGSFNVGVKSLKEMRFRSVVKQQYDFSCGSAALATLLTYNYQRPTTEQDTFKAMYEAGDKAKIQKEGFSLLDMKRYLESHGYRADGFRVSLDKLAETGVPAIVLVNINGYMHFVVVKGVSRDEVLVGDPALGLRRMPRADFESSWNGILFVIHAAKAGMLAHSGFNSEDVWQQVPRAPLGLAVSREALASFSLLLPGKNDF; this is encoded by the coding sequence ATGTCCTTCGATCGCCCCATGCGCCCCATGCTTGCCTTAGCCATCGCCCTGCTGCTCGGTGCTCCCGGCGCTGAAGCAGGCATGACCATGCTCAACGGCGTGGGCGGCAGCTTCAATGTCGGCGTGAAGAGCTTGAAGGAAATGCGCTTTCGCAGCGTGGTCAAGCAGCAGTACGACTTCAGCTGCGGCTCGGCGGCCCTGGCTACCCTGCTGACCTACAACTATCAGCGGCCCACCACGGAGCAAGACACCTTCAAGGCCATGTACGAGGCCGGCGACAAGGCAAAGATCCAGAAGGAAGGCTTTTCGCTGCTGGACATGAAACGCTACCTGGAAAGCCACGGCTATCGGGCCGACGGCTTCCGCGTGTCCCTGGATAAGCTGGCCGAGACCGGCGTACCGGCCATCGTGCTTGTAAATATCAACGGCTACATGCATTTCGTGGTGGTCAAGGGCGTTTCGCGCGACGAGGTACTGGTCGGCGATCCGGCTCTGGGCCTGCGGCGCATGCCGCGCGCCGATTTCGAATCCAGTTGGAACGGCATTCTTTTCGTCATCCACGCCGCCAAGGCGGGCATGCTGGCACACAGCGGTTTCAACAGCGAGGATGTCTGGCAACAGGTCCCCCGGGCGCCCCTGGGTTTGGCCGTGAGCCGTGAGGCCCTGGCCTCCTTCAGTTTGCTCCTGCCTGGCAAAAACGACTTTTAG
- a CDS encoding multicopper oxidase domain-containing protein: protein MDPVVPGRLLMLLNGLPFDAPVTETPKRGTAEIWRLINLTVDTHPIHLHLVQFQVLGRQRFDVNRHLASKQLVFTGSLVPPDRNELGYKDTVRVNPGKVVSLLVPFTDFTGRYS, encoded by the coding sequence ATGGACCCGGTCGTGCCCGGCCGGCTCCTGATGCTGCTCAACGGCCTGCCCTTCGACGCCCCGGTGACGGAAACGCCCAAGCGCGGCACGGCCGAAATCTGGCGCCTGATCAACCTGACGGTGGACACCCACCCCATCCACCTCCATCTGGTGCAGTTCCAGGTGCTCGGCCGGCAACGCTTCGACGTTAACCGCCATTTGGCGAGCAAGCAACTCGTCTTTACCGGCTCCCTCGTGCCGCCCGACCGGAACGAGTTGGGATACAAGGACACGGTGCGGGTGAATCCCGGCAAGGTGGTGTCGCTGCTGGTGCCATTCACCGACTTCACCGGGCGCTACTCCTAG